Part of the Rhodococcus sp. OK302 genome is shown below.
TCCTTGTCGTAACGGAACGAGACGTTGTCGAATACGACAGTGCCGACGCTGCGATGACGGCCGGCCTGCTCGGGCAGGAGCGGAACGTCGATGTCGGGGGACTGTTCGGGCTCGTCGAGCAGTTCGAAGACGCGTTCCGCCGACGCCGCCCCGGACTGCAGGCTGGACGACATCGATGCGATCTGGGTGAGCGGTGAGCTGAACTGGCGTGAGTAGACGATGAAGGCCTGGACGTCGCCGAGTGACATGTTGCCGCTGGCAACTTTGAGCGCGCCCACCACAGCGAGTAGCACGTAAGTGATGTTTCCGACGAAGTTCATCACAGGCATGATCAGGCTCGACAGGAACTGGGCACCGAACGACGCGTCGAGCAGTTTCTTGTTCTGTACCGCGAACTCGCGCTCGGCCTCAGCCTGGTGTCCGTAGACGCGGACCAGGTCGCGGCCACTGTAGGTTTCCTCGATCTGCGCGTTGATCTTGCCGGTTTCTTCCCACTGCGCTTTGAAGAGAACCTGGGCGCGCTTTGCGACGCGGGCTACCAGCAGTACCGATACGGGCACGGCAATCAGCGCGATCAGCGAGAGCATCGGCGAAATGACGAACATCATCACGAGGACACCGATGACCGTCAACACGGATGTCAGCAGCGAGGTCAACGTCTGAGACAAGGTCGACGCCACGTTGTCGATGTCGTTGGTGACACGGCTGAGGACTTCGCCGCGCGGTGTTTTGTCGAAGTAGGGCAACGGAAGTCGGTGAATCTTCGCTTCGACTTCGGCACGCAACTTGTAGATCGTTCGCTGCACGATGATGTTGAGCAGGAACGCTTCGACCCAGGCCAGCAACGATGACAGTACGTAGACGCCGATGGCGAGCATGATGACCTTGCCGATGGCGTCGAAGTCCAGTCCGACCCCCGGAACGACATCGGACGAGTTGGCGACGAGATCCGCGAACGTCGAATTGCCCGATGCGCGAATGGCTTCCGCGGCCTGCTCGCGAGTGAGGCCGGCAGGCAGGCTCTTGCCGATGAATCCGGCGAAGATGAGGTTGGTGACGTGGCCCAGGATCTTGGGAACCGCAACCGAGAGGGCGATACTGCTGATGGTCGCAACAAGTACGACGAACACGGCAAGCTTGTGCGGCTTCAGCAGTGCCAGAAGCCGTTTCATCGTGGCTTTGAACTGCTTGGGTTTGGTGGCCGGCGTGGTCGACGCCTGGGGCGGTTTGGGTTCGGCGTCGCCCGCGGGCTTGGGCGCGGGGCCGTCGCCGGGTGGGGGACCGGTCGGTGGGGGATCGGCCGGCGCCGTGGTGTTGTCGGAGGCGTCAGGTTCTGCCGGGATCTTCGCGAAGACGACGGTCGGGGTGTCGTCGAGATACTGGCGATTGGCCGCGCCGAAGGCGGGATCCTGCGGATTGGTCATGCGCTCAGCTCCGCGGGAATCTGGGACGCCACGATCTCTTGGTACGTGGGGCAGTTGGCCAGGAGGAAGTTGTGGTCACCGAGTCCGACGGGCGACCCGTCGTCGAGGACCATGATCTGGTCGGCGTCGACGACGGAAGAAATACGTTGAGCGACGACGATGACTGTTGTCGAGGTCGTGACTGCGCGTAGCGCGGCGCGGACGGCTACATCGGTGTGCATGTCGAGTGCCGAGAAAGAATCGTCGAACACAAGGATCCGCGGCTTGCGGACTACGGCGCGGGCGATGGCCAGTCGTTGACGCTGACCGCCGGAGAGGTTCGTTCCGCCTTGGGAGATCGGTGAGTCGAGGCCCTGCGAAAGCTCACGGACGAAGCCGTCGGCTTGCGCGATGGTGAGCGCATCCCAGATTTCCGCGTCGGTCGCTGCCGGGTTTCCGTACCTGATGTTGGTGGCGATGGTCCCGGCGAACAGATAGGCCTTCTGCGGCACGTAACCGAAGTTGGTGAACAGTTCGTCCTGATCCCAGCCTCGGACGTCCAGGCCGTCGATCAGGACAGCTCCTGCCGTGACGTCGACGAGGCGTGGGATGAGTGAAACGAGAGTGGACTTGCCGCTGCCGGTGCTACCGACGATGGCTGTGACCGTTCCGGGTAGGCAACGCATCGTCACACCGCTCAGGACGGGAGTTTCGGCACCGGGGTAGCTGAATCCGGCTCCACCGAACTCGACGACGCCGTACGGGTTTGTCGGGCGTAGGGGCTGCGTCGGTGCCGGCACCGACGGCTCGGTGTCGATCACTTCGGTGATGCGGTCGGCGCAGACAGCGGCACGAGGAATGACGACGGCCAGCATCGTTGCCATCAGGACGGACATCAGGATCTGCATGACGTAGGCGAGGAATGCGCTGATCTGTCCGATCTGCATGTCGCCGGTGTCGACGAGGTGCGCACCGAACCACAGGACTGCGACGCTGGACATGTTGGCGATCAGCATGATCGTCGGCATGAGTACTGCTTGATACCGGCCGATGAGCATGGCCGTGTCGGTCAGTTCCTTGTTGGCTTTGTCGAAACGCATCGTCTCGTCGGGTTCGCGGACGAACGCGCGGATGACGCGCATACCCGTGAGTTGCTCACGAAGTGAGCGGTTGATGTTGTCGATCCGGGTCTGCATGGTGCGGAAGTGCGGGATCAGCCGGGCGATGACAATCGCGACGGTAATACCGAGAAGCGGCACCGAAATAGTCAGGAGCCATGACATCTGCAGATTCTCCCGCAGTGCCATGACGATCCCGCCGATGCACATGAGCGGGGCACTGACGAGCATCGACGACGTCAGCATCACGAGGGTTTGGATCTGCAGTACGTCGTTGGTATTTCTGGTGATCAACGTGGGTGCTCCGAAACCGGAGAACTCGCGATCGGAGAAACTGCCGACGGCCTTGTAGACCGCGGCTCGGACGTCGTGGCCGAAGCCCATCGAGGACTTGGCGGCGAGGAACGTCGACGCTACCGAGGCAAGGATCGTTGCCAAGGAGACCAGCAGCATGATTCCGCCGGTCGACATGATGAATCCGGTGTCACCGCGAGCGACGCCGTCGTCGATGATTCGGGCATTCAAGGTGGGCAGGATGAGTGCCGCGATTGCGCCGAACAGTTGTAGTGCCAGCACTCCGGCGAGGAGCCAACGGTACGGGGGCAGGTACGCCTTGAGCAGTTTTGCTAGCACGGCGATCCCGTTCGGGCTGCCACGCGTTCCGGATTGATCACATGCACACGTTATGACAGATGCACATCCTTACGGGCACCGACTCGTGCGATTGCTGAGGTTATTCCCAATTGAACGTGGAGCCGCGACGGCAGATGTGGGGTTACGACCGGAATGTGACAAAATGTGTCTGAAAGTTGTCTAGTAGTCCAGTTTGCCCACAAATTGGTGTGATCTACAACACATTGTTATTGTTCCGTTACTGAAAATAATCGCTGCTACCAGTGCATTTATCGGAAAATGTTAATCCCGGTAACGCTAATTAGCGGTTCAATAGCTAGACAATCGAGATTGGGCCGTCTATAAATGCAATCAGCGCAGTTTCGTGCGCTGCATCACAGCTCGGGATGTCGCAGGGGGGCGACGGAATTTCTGCCCCTCTGTGCCAAAGGTTCCCGGACTGCTTCGGTCACCGCCTGCGACCGAAGCGGCGCTGAACAATCACACCACCTCACATAACAGGAGAAATTCCTATGTTCGGATCGCTCAGCACACTCGGACCCCTGCTCGCTGCACTCGGCGTTTTCCTCAAGTCGGTCGACACCTCTTCGCTGGCCGACGGATCCAGCGAAACCGGTGGAGCCGGCTCCCTCGCCGGACTCCTCGGCGGATCCTCCGAATAAGCTTCGACTCACGTACCGAGCGCTCGGTACCGCGGTAGTTTGAAAGCTTCGTATTGCCCTCTGTCCGTTTATCCGGGTGGGGGGCAATACGTTTTTTCGCTTTAGCCTGTTGTTCGGTCGAGCGGGTTGCGTACGATGGACCGGTGGCTGTTAACTGTTATGTAACTGGATCGGTCTATCGGGCAGTTCGAGGCTCCCCTCCAATGCGCCGGGGTACCGATTCCGGGGTGAGGTAAACGATGACAAGAACGAGTCGCACAGTGCGGTTACTCATTGTCTTCGTTGTTGTCCTGGCCGCGGCCCTCGTCGGAATTCTCACCCGGGCACCCGGGCTTCTGGCGACCTTCTGGTGCGCCAACGCGCTGTTGCTGGGAATGATGATGCGGTGGCCTGTCTTGATCGAGTGGCCTACCTGGCTAGCCGCGATGGTCGGCTATTTGAGCGCTGATCTGCTGACAGGAAGCTCCCTGTCGATGGCAGTGCAACTGAACAGCGCCAATCTGGTCGGTGTCACATTCGGTGTGCTCCTGCTTCGCTGCACGAAGCGCATACCGTTTCGGCTTGTCGATTCGAATGCGTTGGTGTGGATGGTCATTCTCGGCGCGGGGAGTGCCATCGCGACTGCTTCGACCGCAGGACTACTGGATCGGGTGATTCGAGAAGAATCGTTCACCGACACACTCGTTCACTGGGGCAGTACGGAGTTCATGGCGTATCTCTTGGTGCTGCCGCTGATTCTGTCCGTGACTATTCCCTCCGGATTTGCGGACCTTCGCAGAAAACTGACATGGAGGACCATCGGAACGATGATGGTTCCGCTGCTTGCGACCGCAGCCTGCGTTCCGATCGCGCTCAGGATCGAGGGGCCGATCGCTCTTGTCCTCCCCATTCCGGCGTTGCTGTGGTGCGCCACCCGTATTTCGGTTCCGAGTACAGCCTTTGTCTCAGTGGTCTGGTCGGTGTGGTCGCTCATGATGGCCGACACGGGACGTCTGGATGTCGGCGAACAGGGCCACACAAACTGGTCGGAGGATGTCATCACGTCGATCGCAGTCACGCTGATCGCGCTGGGTCCGATTGCGGTGGCGTGTGCCACGCAGGAGCGTCGAGCAGCTGAGCGTGAGCTGTTCCGAGCCGTCGAATACGACAACCTCACAGGAGTGCTCTCGAGGGGAGCCTTCCTCAGGCAAGCCGAGGAACAACTTAAGCGTGAATCGGAAACACAATCGCCCGTCGGCTTGCTGATGCTCGATCTCGACCACTTCAAGAACATCAACGACACCCACGGGCACATGACCGGCGATACCGTGCTCGCGGACTTCGCTGCCCGCGCGGCCGATCGGGTGTCCGGCGCCGATCTGATCGGAAGGCTGGGCGGCGAGGAATTCGCAGTCCTGCTCACCGGTTCCAGTTTCGCCCGCGCCTCGGAAGTCGCGGAGGCGATCCGGTCAGCGCAGGTCGAGGAATCGACAGCCTCCGGAGTTGCAAGCACAGTCAGCATCGGACTTGCGTGGGTAGATCACCCGACGTTGCGACTGGCTGCATTGATGATCGCGGCCGACGAGGCGATGTACGACGCCAAGGAGAGTGGCCGAAACCTCGTCAAAGCGCGAGATGTCAGCGGTGTGGTGCCGAAGCGCCATATCTCCGGGTAGACCTGAACCCGTCACCTGGCCCATACGCGCGCAGTCCGCTGATCCGCACTAGCTCTGACCTGCATCGGGATTGGCATATAGTCGCACCCATGCAGCTTGATTCGACACCCACAAGTCCGTCCGTTTTGCCCCTCCGTTTCGGTACACCACTCACCGAGAATGCGATTCGAGTGATGATGCTGGGCTCCGGTGAACTGGGCAAGGAAGTCATCATTGCGTTGCAGCGGTTGGGCGTCGAAGTGATTGCGGTAGATCGGTACTCCGACGCTCCGGGGCACCAAGTTGCGCATCGCGCGCGCACTGTCGACATGAGCGATCCCGAGGCATTGCTTGCCGTGATCGAACTGGAAAAGCCGCATTTTGTGATTCCCGAGATCGAGGCGATCGCCACCGATGCGTTGGCCGTTGTCGAAGAACGTGGTGAGACCGTGGTGATCCCCACGGCGAGGGCAACACAGTTGACCATGAATCGTGAAGGCATCCGCCGCCTTGCCGCCGAAGAATTGGGGCTGCCCACGTCGCCGTACGCTTTTGCGGATTCACTCGAAGAAGTACAGGCTGCGACGGAGCGCATCGGATTCCCGTGCGTCATCAAGCCCGTCATGTCGTCCTCGGGTAAGGGGCAGTCGACGGTACGTTCCGCCGACGAACTCGGTGCCGCCTGGGATTACGCGATGGCCGGCGGGCGCGTCAATCACGGCCGCGTCATTGTCGAAGGTTTCGTCGATTTCGATTACGAGATAACACAATTGACGGTGCGTGCCGTATCCGCTGACGGCAGTGTGGCTACGTCGTTCTGCGAACCGATCGGGCACCTGCAGCAGGCTGGTGACTATATCGAGTCTTGGCAACCGCAGCGTATGTCCGAGGCTGCGCTCGCTGCGGCGCGTGAGGTTTCCGAAAAGGTCACCACCGCGCTCGGCGGCCGTGGAATCTTCGGCGTCGAATTGTTTGTCAAGGGCGACGACGTGTACTTCTCCGAAGTCAGCCCGCGTCCGCATGACACCGGCTTGGTGACGCTGCGCACCCAGCGACTCTCGGAATTCGAACTTCATGCGCGTGCGATCCTCGGATTGCCGGTCGACACAACGCTCACCTCGCCGGGTGCGTCAGCCGTCATCTACGGAGGTGTGGAGGCGAAGGGTATCGGATTCGACGGTGTTGCAGAGGCTCTCGCGGTTCCCGAAACCGAACTCCGACTCTTCGGAAAGCCGGAAAGCTTCCTGCGTCGACGAATGGGTGTCGCCGTGTCGACGGCCGCTGATGTCGATACTGCCCGCGCTCGCGCCCGTGAGGCCGCGTCGAAGGTTCGCCCCGTCGGATGAGTCCAGCGGCCGAAGTTGTTGTAGGACTAGTCATTCTGGTCGGACTGGTCGGCGTTGTGGTGCCGATCATTCCGGGAACCCTGCTGATATTGGCGGCAATACTGGTGTGGGCCTTGATGACCGGTGGCGCTACCGCGTGGACGGTATTCGCGCTGGCGGCGCTGGCCTTGGTGATCACGGGCGTCGTCAAGTACACGTGGCCGGGCCAGCGGATGCGTGCCGGGGGAGTTCCCAACCTGTCCGTGATGATCGGCGGTGTTGTCGGCATCGTCGGATTCTTCGTGGTACCCGTCGTGGGGTTGTTCCTCGGATTTGTCCTGGGAACCTATGTCGCGGAATGGGTACGGCTACGCAATTTCAACATTGCGTGGGCGTCGACGCTTCACGCGGTGAAAGCCGTCGGGTTGTCCATGGTGGTGGAACTGTTCGGCGCGTTGGTTGCGGCCGGACTCTGGCTGGGCGCAGTCGTTTTGGTGTGAACAGAGGCTCGAGATTCGCACCGATACCAGGCCCGGGCATTGCCGCCCATCACTGCCGGGAGGTCGTCGCCGACGGCCTCGGCGATCACGTCGAGGTCGTGGCTCTCGAATGCCCGGCGGGCGCGGGTTCCCGGTAGATCCGTCCCGAACATCAAGGCTTGCGGATTGGCCCGATGGATTTGACGGAGCACGTCACCGACATCGGAGATGGTGGTGCGGCCGAAGCCGGTGGCTTTGACCTTCACGCCGCGATCGACAAGGTTGAGCAGGTAGGGGAGCCCCCGCGTCGACATGCCCAGATGGTCGATGGCCACGGCGGGCAGTTTCGCGAAAACAGGTTCGAGAGAGAGTAAGAGGGTGGCGTCGACGTAGAACTCGGCGTGCCAGCCGACCAGATCGAAGGCTCGGTTGGCCAGGTCCGAGAGTTCCCTCAGGTCTGTTGCTCCGCGCCGAAGATTGAATCGGACTGCGCGAACGCCGACAGCGTCGAGCGCAACGATCTCCTCGTCGGTGGCGTCGTGTCCGAGTGCGGTGACGCCCACCCATCCCGGGCCGAGTTCAGCGAGCGCGGCTTTCAGATACTCCTGATCGGTGCCCTGATAGGACGCGGTGACAACTGCTCCGCCGTCCACCTGAAGACCGTCGAGAGAAGCGACTTTGGATCGGTAATCGGCGACGGTGAAAGGCTGGGGTAGGTACCCGTGATTCTCGACCAGCGGGAAGCGCGGATCGATGATGTGAACGTGGGCATCAAACACATCATCCATTTTGCACGCTGTCGATATGACCTTGCACAGAAGATCGGCCCGATGTGACGTGAGTCGCTCTGGAGCGAATATTCGTCATATCGGGCCGATCGGTCTGTTTGACCTGCTGTTATGCAGTGTCAGGGTCCGACAATCAAGCGCTGTCGGGGTCCGACTATTAGGCCCAGTCGGGGTCCGGCTATTAGGCCCTGTCGGGCTCGGATGCCTTCAACATGTCGTGACGCTCGACGACCTTGATGCGCTCACGGCCTTCGGGCTCGCCGAGGCTGCGCTCGTGCGCATCGAGGCGGTACCAGCCCTGCCACGTCGTGTACGGAACCTGCTTGCCTTCGAGGAATTCGACGACTGCATTCTCGTCGGGGTTTGCGGCGGGGGTGAACTTGGCCGAATCCTCGAGGAGGTTGGCGACGGTCTCGTTGGCGTCACCCTTGGTGTGGCCGATGAGGCCGACGGGTCCGCGCTTGATCCAACCGGTGACGTAGGTGGCCGGCATGAACCGGGCCTCGCCCTCGGCGGTTTCGTCGGCGACAACACGTCCGGCGTCGTTGGGGACGGTGCCGGCCTGATCGTCGAACGGCAGTTGCGTGACGTTCTGCGAGAGGTAACCGACGGCGCGGTAGACAGCCTGGACATCCCAGTCCTTGTAAGTGCCGGTGCCCTTGACGTTTCCGGTGCCGTCGAGCGCAGTGCGCTCGGTGCGAAGGCCGACAACCTTGCCGTCTTCGCCGAGAACCTCGGTGGGAGATTCGAAGAAGTGCAGGAACAGCTTGTGCGGGCGGTTTCCGACGTCGCGAATTGCCCAGTCCTGCAAGGTGTTCGCAACCATGTCGACCTGCTTGGAGTTGCGGCGAGCCTGCTCGGAACCTTCGTCGTAATCGATGTCCTCGGGGTCGACGATGACCTCGATGGTGGGGGAATGATCGAGCTCACGCAGTTCGAGGGGCGTGAACTTGGCCTGAGCGGGGCCGCGTCGTCCGAAGACGTGGACCTCGACGGCCTTGTTGTTCTTGAGGCCCTCGTAGACGTTGGCGGGGATCTCGGTGGGGAGAAGTTCGTCGCCGGTCTTGGCGAGGACACGGGCGATGTCGAGGGCGACGTTGCCGACGCCGAGGACGGCGACCTTCTCGGCTTCGAGCGGCCATTCACGCGGGACGTCGGGGTGGCCGTCGTACCAGGAGACGAAGTCGGCGGCGCCGTAGCTGCCGTCGAGATCGATGCCGGGGATGCCGAGGGCGCGGTCAGCGTTGGCGCCGGTGGAGAAGATGACGGCGTCGTAGAACGACTGCAGGTCGTCGAGGGTGATGTCGGTGCCGTAGTCGATGTTGCCGAGCAGGCGGACCTGCGGCTTGTCGAGAACCTTGTGCAGGGCGGTGATGATGCCCTTGATGCGCGGGTGGTCCGGTGCGACGCCGTAGCGGATGAGTCCGAAGGGTGCGGGCATGCGCTCGAAGAGGTCGATGCTGACGCCGCGGCCGGAGACTGCGGTGTCGGACTTCATGAGTGCGTCGGCTGCGTAGATGCCGGCGGGGCCGGCGCCGACGATCGCGACCCGGAGTGGGCGATTGGAGTCAGTCATCTGTAGACAGCTACCTTCTTCGAAGTTCGGACAACGTATCGACAATAAATCAATTTAGCCGAACCTAAGCGCGGTGTCGTGATTGCGGCTCGACGGGTTCACACTCCCACTCGAAGCGGCGTGGGTAAACCTTTTCTTTCTTCCCATTCTTCCGCGGTGAGGGAACAGAAGGGTAGGGGTCCGCTCCTTGGCAGGTCACAAGCTGTGATTGTGGGGGAGTATTGGTTCCATGAGTGACCAGCTACGCGATTCCGACAATTCCGAAAACAAGACAGCCTCGGCCGGACCGTTTCTCCTGGCAGTGGCAATCGTTGCGCTGATCCTCGGTGGAATCTTCGTTGCATCGTGGATGTCCCCGGCAGAGGAAAACGTCACCGAAGACGATCTCGTGTCTCGTTCCGTCGCGGACTACACCGCCGCGCACAACGAGAATGACATCAAGACGTTGCAGGGCTTGACCTGCGCGAACTTCGATCCGAAGACAGGACCGTTGGCCGACGCGAAAAGTGGTGTCGAAGTCAAAGGCGTCGACAACATCGAGGTGACCGGCGACCGTGCCCGAGCCGACGTCAATCTTTCCGGCGGAGGACCCGGCAGCCGCGTCGAGGTCTGGAATCTCACCCGTGACGGTGAGAGTTGGGATGTCTGCAACTGAGCGCTCATTGCAGCGGTCGGGGCGGTGCGGTGAAAATGCCGGTGCTGTGAAAACATGGACGACGTGAGTTACGCAGGCGATCTGACGCCGGAGCAAGCCTGGGCGCTGCTCCGCGAAAACCCCGACGCAGTGCTTGTCGACGTGCGGACCGACGCGGAGTGGAAGTACGTCGGTATCCCCGATGTCACGTCCCTCGGCAAGTCGGCCGTGATGATCGAATGGGTGAGCTACCCGAACGGCACGCGCAATGACAATTTTGTCGACCAGTTGAAGGAATCCGGCATGGTTTCCGGTTCCGACAATCCCGTGATCTTCCTGTGCCGATCCGGACAACGGTCCATCGGCGCGGCAGAAATCGCGACTGCGGCGGGCATCGGTCCGTCGTACAACGTGCTCGACGGATTCGAAGGCGCCTTGGATGCCGACGGACACCGCGGAGTTGTAGGTTGGCGGGCCATCGGCTTGCCGTGGAGGCAGCAGTGAGCGGAATTCCTCAGGGTGGCGCATTTCAACGGGCGTTGCCGGACGATGTAGGCCTCGGCACGCTCGGTGTTCGCGGCGGACTGATGCGAACGGGCTTCGAGGAAACCTCCGAAGCATTGTTCCTCAACTCCGGATTCGTTTACGAGAGTGCAGAAGCCGCCGAACAGGCCTTCACCGGTGAGGTAGACCATTTTGTCTACTCCCGCTACGGCAATCCGACGGTCAAGATGTTCGAAGAGCGTCTGCGCCTCATCGAAGGTGCCGAAGCGTGCTTTGCGACGGCCAGTGGAATGTCCGCCGTATTCACGGCTTTGGGCGCGTTGCTGGCCAACGGCGACCGTTTGGTTGCCGCGCGCAGCCTCTTCGGTTCGTGCTTCGTGGTGTGCAACGAAATCCTGCCGCGTTGGGGCGTCGACGTCGTCTTTGTCGACGGTGAAGACAACGCACAGTGGGAAGAAGCACTGTCTGTGCCGACCACTGCGGTGTTCTTCGAAACGCCGTCCAACCCCATGCAATCTTTGGTGGACGTACGACGCGTATCCGAACTTGCGCATGCTGCCGGCGCAAAGGTGGTGCTGGACAACGTCTTCGCGACACCGCTCCTGCAGCGCAGCCTCGAATTGGGGGCCGACGTCGTTGTGTACTCCGGCACCAAGCACATCGACGGCCAGGGCCGCGTGCTCGGCGGCGCGATCCTCGGTACCGAGGAATACATCAGCGGTCCGGTCCGAGAATTGATGCGGCACACCGGACCTGCGCTAAGTCCGTTCAATGCGTGGACCTTGCTCAAGGGCCTCGAGACCATGCCGGTACGTCTGCGGCACTCCGTGGCCTCGGCCCTCGAGATCGCAGAAATGCTCGAAGCGCACCCCGGCGTCAAGTGGGTCAAGTACCCGTACTTGAAGTCCCATCCGCAGTACGAGCTCGCGCAGTCTCAAATGAGTGGCGGCGGAACGGTTGTCACTTTCGAGCTCAATGCTCCGGATGGCGACGGCAAGAAGCGTGCGTTCGAGGTGCTCAACGGTTTGCGGGTCATCGACATCTCCAACAACCTGGGTGACTCCAAGTCGCTGATCACTCACCCTGCCACCACGACGCATCGGGCCAT
Proteins encoded:
- a CDS encoding ABC transporter ATP-binding protein, giving the protein MTNPQDPAFGAANRQYLDDTPTVVFAKIPAEPDASDNTTAPADPPPTGPPPGDGPAPKPAGDAEPKPPQASTTPATKPKQFKATMKRLLALLKPHKLAVFVVLVATISSIALSVAVPKILGHVTNLIFAGFIGKSLPAGLTREQAAEAIRASGNSTFADLVANSSDVVPGVGLDFDAIGKVIMLAIGVYVLSSLLAWVEAFLLNIIVQRTIYKLRAEVEAKIHRLPLPYFDKTPRGEVLSRVTNDIDNVASTLSQTLTSLLTSVLTVIGVLVMMFVISPMLSLIALIAVPVSVLLVARVAKRAQVLFKAQWEETGKINAQIEETYSGRDLVRVYGHQAEAEREFAVQNKKLLDASFGAQFLSSLIMPVMNFVGNITYVLLAVVGALKVASGNMSLGDVQAFIVYSRQFSSPLTQIASMSSSLQSGAASAERVFELLDEPEQSPDIDVPLLPEQAGRHRSVGTVVFDNVSFRYDKDKPLIENVSLTAGSGQTVAIVGPTGAGKTTLVNLLMRFYEVDSGRITIDDIDIAHMRRADLRKHVGMVLQDTWLFGGTIRENIAYGRIGASEHDIQEAARAAFVDRFIHTLPDGYDTMLDEEASNISSGEKQLITIARAFLSEPSLLILDEATSSVDTRTEQLVQHAMSALRTGRTSFIIAHRLSTIRTADLIVVMEAGQIVEQGTHDQLIAHAGAYFRLYNAQFEGAAV
- a CDS encoding ABC transporter ATP-binding protein; this translates as MLAKLLKAYLPPYRWLLAGVLALQLFGAIAALILPTLNARIIDDGVARGDTGFIMSTGGIMLLVSLATILASVASTFLAAKSSMGFGHDVRAAVYKAVGSFSDREFSGFGAPTLITRNTNDVLQIQTLVMLTSSMLVSAPLMCIGGIVMALRENLQMSWLLTISVPLLGITVAIVIARLIPHFRTMQTRIDNINRSLREQLTGMRVIRAFVREPDETMRFDKANKELTDTAMLIGRYQAVLMPTIMLIANMSSVAVLWFGAHLVDTGDMQIGQISAFLAYVMQILMSVLMATMLAVVIPRAAVCADRITEVIDTEPSVPAPTQPLRPTNPYGVVEFGGAGFSYPGAETPVLSGVTMRCLPGTVTAIVGSTGSGKSTLVSLIPRLVDVTAGAVLIDGLDVRGWDQDELFTNFGYVPQKAYLFAGTIATNIRYGNPAATDAEIWDALTIAQADGFVRELSQGLDSPISQGGTNLSGGQRQRLAIARAVVRKPRILVFDDSFSALDMHTDVAVRAALRAVTTSTTVIVVAQRISSVVDADQIMVLDDGSPVGLGDHNFLLANCPTYQEIVASQIPAELSA
- a CDS encoding GGDEF domain-containing protein; this encodes MTRTSRTVRLLIVFVVVLAAALVGILTRAPGLLATFWCANALLLGMMMRWPVLIEWPTWLAAMVGYLSADLLTGSSLSMAVQLNSANLVGVTFGVLLLRCTKRIPFRLVDSNALVWMVILGAGSAIATASTAGLLDRVIREESFTDTLVHWGSTEFMAYLLVLPLILSVTIPSGFADLRRKLTWRTIGTMMVPLLATAACVPIALRIEGPIALVLPIPALLWCATRISVPSTAFVSVVWSVWSLMMADTGRLDVGEQGHTNWSEDVITSIAVTLIALGPIAVACATQERRAAERELFRAVEYDNLTGVLSRGAFLRQAEEQLKRESETQSPVGLLMLDLDHFKNINDTHGHMTGDTVLADFAARAADRVSGADLIGRLGGEEFAVLLTGSSFARASEVAEAIRSAQVEESTASGVASTVSIGLAWVDHPTLRLAALMIAADEAMYDAKESGRNLVKARDVSGVVPKRHISG
- the purT gene encoding formate-dependent phosphoribosylglycinamide formyltransferase, which gives rise to MQLDSTPTSPSVLPLRFGTPLTENAIRVMMLGSGELGKEVIIALQRLGVEVIAVDRYSDAPGHQVAHRARTVDMSDPEALLAVIELEKPHFVIPEIEAIATDALAVVEERGETVVIPTARATQLTMNREGIRRLAAEELGLPTSPYAFADSLEEVQAATERIGFPCVIKPVMSSSGKGQSTVRSADELGAAWDYAMAGGRVNHGRVIVEGFVDFDYEITQLTVRAVSADGSVATSFCEPIGHLQQAGDYIESWQPQRMSEAALAAAREVSEKVTTALGGRGIFGVELFVKGDDVYFSEVSPRPHDTGLVTLRTQRLSEFELHARAILGLPVDTTLTSPGASAVIYGGVEAKGIGFDGVAEALAVPETELRLFGKPESFLRRRMGVAVSTAADVDTARARAREAASKVRPVG
- a CDS encoding DUF456 domain-containing protein, producing MSPAAEVVVGLVILVGLVGVVVPIIPGTLLILAAILVWALMTGGATAWTVFALAALALVITGVVKYTWPGQRMRAGGVPNLSVMIGGVVGIVGFFVVPVVGLFLGFVLGTYVAEWVRLRNFNIAWASTLHAVKAVGLSMVVELFGALVAAGLWLGAVVLV
- a CDS encoding amidohydrolase family protein, whose product is MFDAHVHIIDPRFPLVENHGYLPQPFTVADYRSKVASLDGLQVDGGAVVTASYQGTDQEYLKAALAELGPGWVGVTALGHDATDEEIVALDAVGVRAVRFNLRRGATDLRELSDLANRAFDLVGWHAEFYVDATLLLSLEPVFAKLPAVAIDHLGMSTRGLPYLLNLVDRGVKVKATGFGRTTISDVGDVLRQIHRANPQALMFGTDLPGTRARRAFESHDLDVIAEAVGDDLPAVMGGNARAWYRCESRASVHTKTTAPSQSPAATNAPNSSTTMDNPTAFTA
- a CDS encoding FAD-dependent oxidoreductase, producing the protein MTDSNRPLRVAIVGAGPAGIYAADALMKSDTAVSGRGVSIDLFERMPAPFGLIRYGVAPDHPRIKGIITALHKVLDKPQVRLLGNIDYGTDITLDDLQSFYDAVIFSTGANADRALGIPGIDLDGSYGAADFVSWYDGHPDVPREWPLEAEKVAVLGVGNVALDIARVLAKTGDELLPTEIPANVYEGLKNNKAVEVHVFGRRGPAQAKFTPLELRELDHSPTIEVIVDPEDIDYDEGSEQARRNSKQVDMVANTLQDWAIRDVGNRPHKLFLHFFESPTEVLGEDGKVVGLRTERTALDGTGNVKGTGTYKDWDVQAVYRAVGYLSQNVTQLPFDDQAGTVPNDAGRVVADETAEGEARFMPATYVTGWIKRGPVGLIGHTKGDANETVANLLEDSAKFTPAANPDENAVVEFLEGKQVPYTTWQGWYRLDAHERSLGEPEGRERIKVVERHDMLKASEPDRA
- a CDS encoding Rv0361 family membrane protein, whose translation is MSDQLRDSDNSENKTASAGPFLLAVAIVALILGGIFVASWMSPAEENVTEDDLVSRSVADYTAAHNENDIKTLQGLTCANFDPKTGPLADAKSGVEVKGVDNIEVTGDRARADVNLSGGGPGSRVEVWNLTRDGESWDVCN
- a CDS encoding rhodanese-like domain-containing protein, with protein sequence MSYAGDLTPEQAWALLRENPDAVLVDVRTDAEWKYVGIPDVTSLGKSAVMIEWVSYPNGTRNDNFVDQLKESGMVSGSDNPVIFLCRSGQRSIGAAEIATAAGIGPSYNVLDGFEGALDADGHRGVVGWRAIGLPWRQQ